The following are from one region of the Edwardsiella tarda ATCC 15947 = NBRC 105688 genome:
- a CDS encoding alpha-keto acid decarboxylase family protein yields MTSVIEYVLSRLYDLGIRDIFGVPGDYAFPIEDAVCADPRLRWIGNCNELNAAYAADGYARLHGLAALSTTFGVGELSALNGIAGAYAESLPLFHLVGMPASGVQAAGKLVHHTLGDGNFTHFAQASAAVVCAHTILTPENCVAEMQRLIDAALRYRKPVYIGIPSDYAVMPFSATATPSTPLRSDPQTLAEVSAQIVERLQQSQQACALPGIYLTRHQVRQEAQALIEAADLCFATMVMDKSVLDESHPNYIGMYNGHLLNPEVRDFVERCDCVLLMGTLLSDFNTGGFTARLDPSHCITLLPESVRIGTTEYSQVLLKDVLNAVAQQISPLPRPANAPRPQPLAPVNASGAITAPYLYARWQQMLRPDDILVAETGTVSMGLSFALLPRGASFHNQTLWGAIGWATPAALGTAIAAPTQRTILISGEGSHQLTVQEISQFARHGLKPLIFILNNDGYLIERLLCQDGEASYNDLAQWQYAQLPPALGCQGWFCARVSTCEALDEAIRHAEHCDSAAYIEVITGEYVASPLAEKMHQAMASLYHAD; encoded by the coding sequence ATGACAAGCGTTATTGAATATGTGCTCTCCCGGTTATACGACTTAGGCATTCGAGATATTTTTGGCGTCCCCGGCGACTATGCCTTCCCGATTGAGGATGCCGTCTGTGCCGATCCCCGCCTGCGTTGGATCGGTAACTGCAACGAATTGAACGCCGCCTATGCGGCGGATGGCTATGCCCGCCTCCATGGTCTGGCAGCTCTGAGTACAACCTTTGGCGTGGGGGAGCTCAGCGCCCTCAATGGCATCGCGGGGGCCTACGCCGAATCACTCCCCCTGTTTCACTTGGTCGGTATGCCAGCCAGCGGGGTACAGGCCGCCGGTAAATTAGTACACCATACGCTCGGCGACGGAAACTTTACCCATTTCGCACAAGCCAGCGCGGCAGTCGTCTGTGCCCACACCATCCTGACGCCGGAGAACTGCGTCGCAGAGATGCAGCGCCTGATCGACGCGGCACTCCGCTACCGCAAACCCGTCTACATCGGGATCCCTAGCGACTATGCCGTTATGCCGTTTAGCGCCACCGCCACGCCTAGCACGCCGCTCCGTAGCGACCCTCAGACACTGGCCGAGGTGAGTGCCCAGATCGTCGAGCGCCTCCAGCAAAGTCAGCAGGCTTGCGCATTACCCGGGATCTACCTCACCCGCCATCAGGTACGCCAAGAGGCTCAGGCGCTGATCGAGGCAGCGGATCTCTGCTTCGCGACGATGGTCATGGACAAGAGCGTGCTGGATGAGTCACATCCCAACTATATTGGCATGTATAACGGCCACTTACTCAACCCTGAAGTACGCGACTTTGTAGAGCGTTGCGACTGTGTCTTACTGATGGGCACCTTGCTGTCCGACTTCAACACCGGGGGCTTCACCGCTCGCCTCGATCCATCGCATTGCATCACGCTCTTACCGGAGTCGGTACGCATCGGGACAACCGAGTACAGCCAGGTCCTGCTGAAAGATGTACTCAATGCCGTCGCCCAACAGATCAGTCCATTGCCCCGCCCAGCCAACGCACCGCGCCCCCAGCCACTGGCGCCCGTCAACGCCAGCGGCGCGATTACTGCGCCCTATCTCTATGCCCGCTGGCAACAAATGCTCCGCCCCGATGACATCCTGGTAGCGGAGACGGGAACCGTCTCCATGGGGCTTAGCTTTGCGCTGCTCCCACGTGGGGCGAGCTTCCATAACCAGACGCTATGGGGTGCCATCGGTTGGGCGACGCCGGCGGCCCTCGGCACCGCCATCGCCGCACCGACGCAGCGCACTATTCTGATCAGCGGCGAAGGTTCGCATCAGTTGACGGTACAAGAGATCAGCCAGTTCGCCCGCCACGGCTTGAAGCCACTCATCTTCATCTTGAACAACGACGGCTATCTGATCGAGCGCTTGCTATGCCAGGATGGTGAGGCCAGTTACAACGATCTGGCACAGTGGCAGTACGCCCAGCTGCCCCCGGCACTGGGGTGCCAAGGATGGTTCTGCGCACGGGTTTCGACCTGTGAGGCGTTGGATGAGGCGATCCGCCATGCCGAACACTGTGATAGCGCAGCCTATATCGAGGTGATCACCGGAGAGTACGTTGCCTCCCCGTTGGCCGAGAAGATGCACCAAGCCATGGCATCGCTGTACCACGCGGATTAA
- the torS gene encoding TMAO reductase system sensor histidine kinase/response regulator TorS translates to MGNPSLTRRLWLAFALMAALTLGSGLVGWFSLRYVGQVERANTQALLPTMNMARQLSEAGAYELFSAQNLGNADSESEWLAQGRMLTAQSLKISGLLDQLRAQGFDTSAIAQQEMAITQSLGEQGELVGQRLQLRARQRQLSAQIAAAAGQIADLAKGQASNAATAAGATQAGIYDLIEQHRQAAAERALDRLIDIDLEYLNQMSELRLSALRVQQMIMVLEGESGRLALTAQEDRLAQALRILQRRQQRVEDPRIRAQIAQALTQVADYPTLVGLYRQENDIQARLQALSQNNLDLFTHFSAEIGRQVSDIEQRNADALAQLQQARRLGLTWLTLLGGAALLTLCLILWRVVYRSVSRPLARQTAALQRLLDGDVDSPFPNRTGVRELDTIGRLMEAFRTSVQALRHQRQHLADQVQRRTAELQALVVEHRQARAAAEKADNAKSAFLAAMSHEIRTPLHGILGTAQLLAGQPLSPRCRDYVQAINDSGESLLAVLNDVLDYSAIEAGSHSVALNDEPFAPRQLLDSVLRLAEGRLQQRPLRLEHDYAAALPAWLQGDPRRIRQIVMNLLNNALRFTERGVIVLQSGCDQTQWWIAVQDSGCGIDPAQQAAIFQPFVQLSARRGGTGLGLAICRGLAQAMAGSLTVSSLPGEGSRFCLTLPLRQASHPPQSDEARSWSLSGRRILLIEDNPLSQRISAEMLQSVDIQVEVAASAGEALAILAQDARFDAALVDFDLPDSDGPTLAQQMVALYPQLKRIGFSAHVLDEAQRRRILPLFCGLIQKPVPCAELCRLLAHYLAGDDTAAPDDAMRESDQSGAPELDLAQLDQDLATFGRARLGEWQRLFREHSLPLLAQIIAAREREDEALVARLAHRLKGSCASLGMCRAAEACLALERDPLTAARPDPAVYHGLAVLEAWLSEISELDGSNST, encoded by the coding sequence ATGGGCAATCCTTCTCTTACCCGCCGGCTATGGCTGGCCTTTGCGTTAATGGCGGCGCTGACGCTGGGCAGCGGGCTGGTCGGCTGGTTCAGCCTGCGTTATGTCGGCCAGGTCGAACGGGCGAACACCCAGGCGCTGTTACCGACCATGAACATGGCGCGCCAACTGAGCGAGGCTGGTGCCTATGAACTGTTCTCCGCGCAGAATCTAGGTAATGCGGATAGCGAGAGTGAGTGGTTGGCGCAAGGGCGGATGCTCACGGCGCAGAGCCTGAAGATTAGCGGGCTGTTGGATCAGTTGCGCGCGCAGGGATTCGACACCAGTGCCATCGCTCAGCAGGAGATGGCGATCACGCAGTCGTTGGGCGAGCAGGGGGAGTTAGTTGGGCAGCGTCTGCAATTACGGGCGCGTCAGCGTCAGCTCAGTGCTCAGATCGCCGCCGCCGCCGGGCAGATCGCCGACTTGGCCAAGGGGCAGGCGAGTAACGCCGCCACGGCGGCGGGAGCGACCCAGGCCGGTATTTACGACTTGATCGAGCAGCATCGCCAAGCGGCGGCGGAGCGAGCACTGGACCGGTTGATCGACATCGATCTGGAATATCTTAACCAGATGAGCGAGTTACGCCTGAGCGCGCTGCGGGTGCAGCAGATGATTATGGTGCTAGAGGGGGAGAGTGGCCGCTTGGCCTTGACGGCGCAGGAGGATCGTCTGGCGCAGGCGCTGCGGATTTTGCAACGCCGCCAGCAGCGCGTCGAGGATCCGCGTATTCGGGCACAGATCGCGCAGGCGTTGACCCAGGTTGCGGATTATCCCACCTTGGTTGGGTTATATCGTCAAGAGAATGATATCCAGGCCCGACTCCAGGCCTTGTCGCAGAACAATCTGGATCTGTTTACTCATTTCAGTGCGGAGATTGGCCGCCAGGTGAGTGACATCGAACAGCGCAACGCCGACGCGTTGGCCCAACTCCAACAGGCTCGTCGTCTGGGGTTGACCTGGTTGACGTTGCTGGGGGGGGCGGCGTTGTTGACGCTGTGCCTGATTCTGTGGCGTGTCGTCTATCGGTCGGTCTCGCGCCCATTGGCGCGCCAGACGGCGGCCTTGCAGCGTCTGTTAGACGGAGACGTCGACTCCCCTTTCCCCAATCGTACCGGTGTGCGTGAGCTGGATACCATCGGGCGCTTGATGGAGGCGTTTCGTACCAGTGTGCAGGCGTTACGTCATCAGCGTCAGCATCTGGCCGATCAGGTTCAGAGGCGAACCGCCGAGTTGCAGGCGCTGGTGGTTGAGCACCGCCAGGCACGAGCTGCCGCGGAGAAGGCCGATAATGCCAAGTCGGCGTTTCTGGCGGCGATGAGCCATGAGATCCGCACGCCGCTGCATGGCATTCTCGGCACTGCCCAATTGCTGGCCGGGCAGCCTCTCTCCCCGCGCTGCCGGGATTATGTACAGGCGATCAATGACTCGGGTGAGTCGCTGTTGGCGGTGTTGAACGATGTCCTGGATTATTCGGCGATCGAGGCGGGTAGTCACAGTGTGGCGTTGAATGATGAGCCTTTTGCACCACGCCAGTTGCTGGATAGTGTGCTGCGCTTAGCGGAAGGACGGCTACAACAGCGGCCATTACGCCTGGAACATGACTACGCTGCTGCGTTACCGGCATGGTTGCAGGGTGATCCACGCCGTATTCGCCAGATCGTCATGAACCTACTGAATAATGCTCTGCGTTTTACTGAGCGAGGGGTGATCGTACTGCAGAGTGGCTGTGACCAGACACAGTGGTGGATCGCGGTACAGGATAGCGGCTGTGGCATCGATCCGGCACAGCAGGCGGCCATCTTCCAACCCTTTGTTCAACTGAGCGCCCGGCGTGGTGGTACCGGCCTGGGTCTGGCGATCTGCCGTGGTTTGGCTCAGGCGATGGCGGGCAGCTTGACGGTGAGTAGTCTCCCCGGTGAGGGGAGTCGCTTCTGTCTCACTTTACCTCTGCGTCAAGCGAGCCACCCGCCGCAGAGCGATGAGGCGCGTTCGTGGTCGTTGAGTGGGCGACGCATATTACTGATCGAGGATAATCCGCTGAGTCAACGCATTAGTGCCGAGATGTTACAGAGCGTCGATATTCAGGTCGAAGTTGCCGCCAGCGCGGGCGAGGCATTGGCGATCTTGGCACAAGATGCCCGCTTCGATGCGGCGTTGGTGGACTTCGATCTACCCGATAGTGATGGTCCGACCCTGGCGCAACAGATGGTGGCTCTCTATCCTCAGTTAAAGCGCATCGGGTTTAGTGCTCATGTGTTGGATGAGGCCCAGCGGCGGCGGATCCTGCCGCTGTTCTGTGGCCTGATCCAGAAACCGGTGCCATGCGCCGAGTTATGTCGTCTGTTGGCGCACTACTTAGCGGGGGATGATACGGCGGCGCCGGATGACGCGATGCGTGAGTCTGACCAGTCCGGTGCGCCGGAGCTGGACCTGGCGCAGTTGGATCAGGATCTGGCGACGTTTGGCCGAGCGCGTCTAGGCGAGTGGCAGCGGCTGTTTCGTGAACACTCGCTACCTTTGCTGGCGCAGATTATCGCTGCGCGTGAGCGCGAGGATGAGGCGCTCGTCGCCCGTCTGGCCCATCGTCTGAAGGGGAGTTGCGCCAGCCTGGGAATGTGTCGCGCCGCCGAGGCCTGTCTGGCGCTGGAGCGGGATCCATTGACGGCGGCGCGGCCCGATCCGGCGGTATATCACGGTTTAGCCGTGTTGGAGGCATGGTTAAGCGAAATATCAGAGCTAGATGGCAGTAATTCGACATAA
- the torT gene encoding TMAO reductase system periplasmic protein TorT, whose product MSLRRSLILALLCLPLANAQAEDTLRHWRNERQADTTRLSALPATPAPTARKLCALYPSLKDAYWLSINDGMARAAARLGITLKVFEASGYRQLAAQREQIALCREWGADAILLGSSVDRFPDLAALAGGTPLIEVVNALHDPAIRTRVGVPWFQMGYQPGRYLVQQLGQRPLKVLLMPGPRDAGGSREMSTGFRAALAGSRLEIVDVAYGDNDIEVQRNLLQDMLARHPDINVVAGTAIAAEVAMGEGRNRATPLTIVSFYLSHQVYRGLKRGRILAAASDQMVWQGELAVEQALRVLRGQTVPDNISPPILLLTQHNVSRQLVRRSLSPLGFRPVYLYQPSPQPVS is encoded by the coding sequence ATGTCCCTACGGCGATCCCTGATCCTCGCACTACTCTGCCTGCCCCTCGCCAACGCGCAGGCAGAGGACACCCTACGCCACTGGCGCAACGAGCGTCAGGCCGATACGACCCGACTATCGGCGCTACCCGCCACGCCTGCGCCGACAGCACGCAAACTCTGCGCGCTCTACCCGAGCCTGAAGGATGCCTATTGGTTATCGATCAACGACGGCATGGCGCGTGCGGCGGCACGGCTCGGCATCACCCTGAAGGTGTTCGAAGCCAGCGGCTACCGCCAGCTCGCGGCGCAGCGTGAGCAGATCGCGTTATGCCGTGAATGGGGAGCCGATGCCATCCTACTGGGCAGCAGCGTCGACCGATTCCCCGATTTGGCCGCCCTCGCGGGAGGCACACCGCTGATCGAGGTGGTCAACGCCCTGCACGATCCCGCCATTCGTACCCGAGTCGGCGTACCCTGGTTCCAGATGGGCTATCAACCGGGACGCTACCTCGTGCAGCAACTGGGGCAACGCCCACTGAAAGTGCTGCTGATGCCCGGCCCCCGCGATGCCGGTGGTAGCCGTGAAATGAGCACCGGTTTTCGTGCCGCCCTCGCGGGCAGCCGACTGGAGATTGTGGATGTCGCCTACGGTGACAATGATATCGAGGTACAACGCAACCTGCTGCAAGATATGCTAGCGCGCCACCCCGACATCAATGTGGTCGCCGGCACCGCCATCGCCGCCGAAGTGGCGATGGGAGAGGGGCGCAATCGCGCGACCCCACTGACCATCGTCTCGTTCTATCTGTCACACCAGGTCTATCGCGGCTTGAAGCGGGGCCGTATCCTGGCCGCCGCCAGCGACCAGATGGTATGGCAAGGTGAGCTGGCCGTCGAACAGGCGCTGCGTGTCTTACGAGGGCAAACGGTGCCAGATAACATCAGCCCACCGATTCTTCTGCTCACCCAACATAACGTCAGTCGTCAGCTCGTGCGCCGCTCCCTCTCGCCGCTAGGCTTCCGACCGGTCTATCTATACCAGCCCTCACCCCAGCCGGTCAGTTGA
- the torR gene encoding two-component system response regulator TorR, whose product MTHHIVIVEDEPVTQARLRDYFVQEGYQVSVTASGAGLRELMLLQPVDVILLDINLPDENGLMLTRALRERSTVGIILVTGRCDQIDRIVGLEMGADDYVTKPLELRELVVRVKNLLWRIDLARQAQPAADNCYLFADYCLNVSRHTLERDGEPIRLTRAEYEMLLAFVTNPGTILSRERLLRTLSSHRVDNPDLRTVDVLIRRLRAKLSPELFVTQHGEGYFLAAEVS is encoded by the coding sequence ATGACACACCACATTGTGATTGTTGAAGATGAACCGGTGACCCAGGCGCGTTTGCGCGATTACTTCGTCCAGGAGGGGTATCAGGTTTCGGTGACCGCCAGTGGCGCGGGGTTACGCGAGTTGATGCTGCTGCAGCCAGTGGATGTGATCCTGCTGGATATTAACCTGCCCGATGAGAATGGCCTGATGCTGACACGCGCGCTGCGCGAACGCTCGACGGTGGGCATCATCCTGGTGACTGGGCGTTGTGATCAGATCGATCGTATTGTCGGCCTGGAGATGGGGGCGGACGATTACGTCACTAAGCCGCTGGAATTGCGTGAGTTGGTGGTGCGGGTGAAGAACCTACTGTGGCGTATCGATCTGGCGCGCCAGGCGCAACCGGCGGCGGATAATTGCTACCTGTTTGCCGACTATTGCCTGAATGTATCGCGTCATACGCTGGAGCGCGATGGCGAGCCGATCCGCCTGACGCGCGCGGAGTACGAGATGCTGCTGGCTTTCGTCACCAATCCCGGCACGATCTTAAGCCGCGAGCGCCTGCTGCGCACTCTCTCGTCGCATCGCGTCGACAATCCCGATCTCCGCACGGTGGATGTGTTGATCCGCCGACTGCGCGCCAAACTCAGCCCCGAACTATTCGTGACACAGCATGGTGAGGGTTACTTTCTCGCGGCTGAGGTGAGCTAG
- the torC gene encoding pentaheme c-type cytochrome TorC, translating into MKKLWNRLNRPSTRWSVLALLVLGIVIGLALIILPHVGIKMTSTTEFCVSCHSMQPVYQEYKQSVHFKNASGVRAECHDCHIPPDIPGMVKRKLEASNDIYQTFIAHSIDTPEKFEAKRAELAEREWKRMKENNSATCRSCHNYDAMDHAKQHPEAAKQMAIAAKDNQSCIDCHKGIAHQLPDMSSGFRKQFAELRQNASDEGNTLYTLDMKPIYAAKGDKEPAGSLLPASEVTVLKRDGDWLQVQIEGWTETNGRQRVLSLLPGKRIFVSSIRDQVQQHAKTLEKTTVAATGVEWSKLQTTAWVQKGDLVNNIKPIWAYADALYNGTCNQCHGAPDKSHFDANGWIGTLNGMIGFTSLDKREERTLLKYLQMNASDTGGAAQKH; encoded by the coding sequence ATGAAAAAACTTTGGAACAGGCTGAACCGCCCCAGTACGCGCTGGTCGGTACTGGCGTTGCTGGTACTGGGCATCGTCATCGGCCTGGCGTTGATCATCCTGCCGCACGTCGGCATCAAGATGACCAGCACGACCGAATTCTGCGTCAGCTGCCATAGCATGCAGCCGGTCTATCAGGAATATAAGCAGTCAGTCCACTTCAAGAACGCCTCCGGCGTACGGGCCGAATGCCACGATTGCCACATTCCCCCCGACATCCCCGGGATGGTGAAGCGTAAGCTAGAAGCCAGCAACGATATCTACCAAACCTTTATCGCCCATTCGATCGATACGCCGGAGAAGTTTGAGGCCAAGCGGGCCGAGCTGGCGGAGCGCGAATGGAAGCGCATGAAAGAGAACAACTCGGCGACCTGCCGCTCCTGTCATAACTATGACGCGATGGATCACGCCAAACAGCACCCGGAAGCCGCCAAGCAGATGGCCATCGCCGCCAAGGATAACCAGTCCTGCATCGATTGCCACAAGGGCATCGCCCACCAGCTGCCGGATATGAGCAGTGGCTTCCGTAAACAGTTCGCCGAGCTGCGCCAGAATGCCAGCGATGAAGGCAACACCCTGTACACCCTGGATATGAAGCCGATCTATGCCGCCAAAGGCGACAAAGAGCCGGCCGGCTCTCTGCTGCCCGCCTCCGAAGTCACCGTACTGAAGCGTGACGGCGATTGGCTCCAGGTGCAGATCGAGGGTTGGACCGAAACCAACGGCCGCCAACGTGTTCTGTCGCTACTGCCGGGCAAGCGCATCTTCGTCTCCTCCATCCGCGACCAGGTACAACAACACGCCAAGACGCTGGAGAAAACCACCGTCGCCGCCACCGGCGTGGAGTGGAGCAAGCTACAGACCACCGCCTGGGTACAGAAGGGCGACCTGGTCAATAACATCAAGCCGATCTGGGCCTATGCCGACGCGCTGTACAACGGCACCTGTAACCAATGCCATGGCGCACCGGATAAGTCGCACTTCGACGCCAACGGCTGGATCGGGACCCTCAACGGCATGATCGGCTTCACCAGCCTGGATAAACGTGAAGAACGCACCCTGCTCAAATATCTGCAAATGAACGCCTCAGATACTGGCGGCGCCGCTCAGAAACACTAA
- the torA gene encoding trimethylamine-N-oxide reductase TorA: protein MNKNESVSVSRRRFLSQLGGLTALGLLGPSLLVARDARATTATAASGTQEGILTGSHWGAIRATVVDGRFVAAKPFELDKYPSKMVAGLPDHVHNTARIRYPMVRIDWMRKRHNSDTRQRGDNRFVRVSWDEALDLFYQELERIQTTYGPSALLSGSGWQSTGMFHNAAGMMGRALALHGNYVGTGGDYSTGAAQVILPRVVGSMEVYEQQTSWPLVLENSQTIVLWGSDLVKNQQANWWCPDHDVYQYYAQLKEKVASGAIRVISIDTVVSSTHDYLGRDKVQHLAVNPQTDVPLQLALAHTLYSERLYDAHFLDNYTVGFDQFLPYLLGTQDGQPKDAEWAAKLTGIDAETIRALARQMAAGRTQIIAGWCVQRMQHGEQWAWMIVVLAAMLGQIGLPGGGFGFGWHYNGAGTPSRKGVILSGFSGATNTPPLHNNSDYRGYSSTIPIARFIDAMLEPGKTIDWNGKQVKLPPLKMCVFAGTNPFHRHQQINRMIAGWQTLETVVAIDNQWTSTCRFADIVLPATTQFERNDLDQYGNHSNRGILAMKQLVPPQFEARNDFDIFRDLCRRFNREQAFSEGLDEMGWIKRIYQEGAQQGKGRGIHLPPFDTFWNESGYVEFGDPQMFVRHQAFREDPDLEPLGTPSGLIEIYSKSIADMHYRDCQGHPMWFEKVERSHGGPGSARFPLHLQSVHPDFRLHSQLCESETLRAHYSVAGREPVFISPQDAQARGIRNGDVVRVFNDRGQVLAGAVVSDRYVPGVIRIHEGAWYDPDRGGVAGALCKYGNPNVLTLDIGSSRLAQATSAHTAIVEIEKYRGPLEPVSAFNGPQEMVAQCHYVPMQAEAQA from the coding sequence ATGAACAAGAATGAAAGTGTCAGCGTATCGCGCCGCCGTTTTCTGTCGCAGCTGGGCGGCCTGACTGCCCTCGGCCTGTTAGGCCCCTCCCTGCTGGTTGCCCGCGACGCGCGGGCAACCACGGCGACCGCCGCCTCCGGCACCCAGGAGGGGATCCTAACCGGCTCCCACTGGGGCGCCATCCGCGCCACGGTGGTGGATGGGCGCTTCGTCGCCGCCAAGCCGTTCGAGCTGGATAAGTACCCCTCCAAGATGGTCGCGGGACTGCCAGACCACGTGCATAACACCGCTCGTATTCGCTACCCAATGGTACGCATAGACTGGATGCGTAAACGCCATAACAGCGATACCCGCCAGCGCGGCGACAACCGCTTCGTACGCGTCAGCTGGGATGAGGCGCTGGATCTGTTCTACCAAGAGTTGGAGCGTATCCAGACCACTTACGGCCCCAGCGCCCTGCTGAGCGGCAGCGGCTGGCAATCCACCGGCATGTTCCATAACGCCGCCGGGATGATGGGCCGCGCGCTGGCGCTGCACGGCAACTACGTCGGCACCGGCGGCGATTATTCCACCGGGGCGGCGCAGGTGATCCTGCCGCGCGTCGTCGGCTCGATGGAGGTTTACGAACAGCAAACCTCCTGGCCGTTGGTGCTGGAGAATAGCCAGACCATCGTGTTGTGGGGCTCGGATCTGGTGAAAAACCAACAGGCCAACTGGTGGTGCCCGGATCACGACGTCTATCAATACTATGCCCAGTTGAAAGAGAAGGTCGCCAGCGGCGCCATCCGCGTGATCAGCATCGATACGGTGGTCTCTTCGACCCACGACTATCTGGGACGCGACAAGGTGCAACACCTCGCCGTCAACCCCCAGACCGACGTACCGTTGCAGTTGGCGCTGGCCCATACCCTCTATAGCGAGAGGCTGTACGACGCCCACTTCCTCGACAACTACACCGTCGGCTTCGACCAGTTCCTGCCCTACTTGCTGGGGACGCAGGATGGCCAGCCGAAGGATGCCGAATGGGCGGCCAAGCTGACCGGGATCGATGCCGAAACCATCCGTGCTCTGGCACGCCAGATGGCCGCTGGCCGGACTCAGATTATCGCGGGCTGGTGCGTCCAACGCATGCAGCACGGCGAGCAATGGGCCTGGATGATCGTGGTATTGGCCGCCATGCTGGGCCAGATCGGCCTGCCTGGTGGTGGCTTCGGCTTCGGTTGGCACTATAACGGCGCCGGTACCCCGAGCCGCAAAGGGGTCATCCTCAGCGGCTTCTCGGGCGCCACCAACACGCCGCCGCTGCACAATAACAGCGACTACCGTGGCTACAGCAGCACCATTCCTATCGCGCGCTTTATCGACGCGATGCTGGAGCCGGGCAAGACCATCGACTGGAACGGCAAGCAGGTCAAACTACCGCCGTTGAAGATGTGTGTGTTTGCCGGCACCAACCCGTTCCATCGTCATCAGCAGATCAACCGGATGATCGCCGGTTGGCAGACGCTGGAAACGGTGGTAGCCATTGATAACCAATGGACCTCCACCTGCCGCTTCGCCGACATCGTATTACCCGCGACGACCCAGTTCGAACGTAACGACCTGGATCAGTACGGCAACCACTCTAACCGCGGCATCCTGGCGATGAAGCAGCTGGTTCCGCCACAGTTCGAAGCGCGCAATGACTTCGACATCTTCCGCGATCTCTGCCGGCGCTTTAACCGTGAGCAGGCATTCAGCGAAGGACTGGATGAGATGGGCTGGATCAAGCGCATCTATCAGGAAGGGGCGCAACAGGGGAAAGGGCGCGGTATTCACCTGCCGCCATTCGACACCTTCTGGAACGAGAGCGGTTACGTGGAGTTCGGCGATCCGCAGATGTTCGTACGCCATCAGGCATTCCGCGAAGATCCGGATCTGGAGCCGCTCGGCACCCCGAGTGGGCTGATCGAGATCTACTCCAAAAGTATCGCCGACATGCACTACCGTGACTGTCAGGGCCATCCGATGTGGTTCGAAAAAGTGGAACGCTCCCACGGCGGCCCCGGATCGGCACGTTTCCCGTTACACCTGCAATCGGTACACCCCGACTTCCGCCTACACTCCCAGTTGTGCGAGTCGGAAACGCTGCGGGCGCACTACAGCGTGGCGGGACGCGAACCGGTATTCATCAGCCCACAGGACGCCCAGGCGCGTGGGATCCGTAACGGCGATGTCGTGCGGGTATTCAACGATCGCGGTCAAGTCCTGGCCGGTGCCGTGGTCTCCGACCGCTATGTCCCAGGCGTGATCCGCATCCACGAAGGCGCCTGGTACGATCCGGATCGCGGCGGCGTGGCCGGGGCATTGTGTAAGTATGGCAATCCCAACGTGCTGACGCTGGATATCGGTTCATCGCGCCTGGCGCAAGCCACCAGCGCCCATACCGCTATCGTCGAAATCGAGAAGTACCGAGGCCCGCTGGAGCCGGTCAGCGCCTTTAATGGCCCGCAGGAGATGGTCGCGCAATGCCACTATGTACCGATGCAGGCGGAGGCTCAGGCATGA
- the torD gene encoding molecular chaperone TorD: MNSVGPLTAQHYACLYAWLAGLFAREQDEAQLARLQSSEIHDWLDMLAQQPTLAPAVSALEQALNALATRPDARLELAADFAGLFLLSQKRAALPYASCYQGETARFCQSACDEMHNLLSQAGMQLSADFPEPEDHLAIFLELLSHLHFASLESMATSSDNGESLRRRTLTLLLAWLPKFDELCRQHDPFGFYAALSQLLLALVRLDAAEVNVGEERNE; the protein is encoded by the coding sequence ATGAATAGCGTCGGCCCGCTGACGGCTCAGCACTACGCCTGTTTATACGCCTGGCTGGCTGGGCTGTTCGCCCGTGAACAGGATGAGGCGCAGCTGGCGCGCCTTCAATCGTCCGAGATCCACGACTGGCTCGATATGTTGGCGCAACAGCCGACACTCGCGCCGGCGGTGAGCGCACTGGAGCAGGCACTAAACGCGTTGGCCACTCGCCCCGATGCCCGCCTCGAACTGGCGGCGGACTTCGCCGGGTTGTTTCTCCTCTCGCAGAAGCGGGCGGCGTTACCCTACGCCTCCTGCTATCAAGGTGAGACGGCGCGTTTCTGCCAGTCGGCTTGTGACGAAATGCATAACCTGTTGAGCCAAGCGGGAATGCAGCTCAGCGCCGACTTCCCCGAGCCCGAGGATCACCTGGCCATCTTCCTGGAGCTGCTCAGTCATCTGCATTTCGCTAGCCTTGAGTCGATGGCGACGTCATCAGATAACGGTGAATCGTTGCGGCGGCGCACGCTAACGCTGCTGCTCGCTTGGTTGCCCAAGTTCGATGAGCTGTGTCGCCAACACGATCCCTTTGGCTTCTATGCCGCGCTCAGCCAATTGCTGTTGGCGCTGGTACGGCTCGATGCCGCCGAGGTGAACGTAGGCGAGGAGAGAAACGAGTAA